A window from Brachyhypopomus gauderio isolate BG-103 chromosome 6, BGAUD_0.2, whole genome shotgun sequence encodes these proteins:
- the LOC143516272 gene encoding uncharacterized protein LOC143516272 isoform X1, giving the protein MLQRKNEVPPEGQDLSLSPLEHSPRGKIPGACRATNVYYTTRLCERLIQPKSDFDLTDPYGYLLSSEYSSLHDPNLRAYLYRKDIYRRLVAGGFITKDKKVICSLRELNRYKDHLLDVKKNWEQKFRVDQKKLVRSILTLQEHGTTLSDVTVCDITNWLSKNGKIFLRSKWGESSSLTKLPDVGCSSNSPYTSELTWSTTSYKSLHEITKEVWREMKLERHWWINQQEKHIKERQHNVLLQRGRRKEKPSKLKKESSGGDGKKTDELLLTSLNDKQDAGPSESGTLLPPVDASRQCMHDSEQKLLLEHDDLALIQKPGSQVNLHTMPSSEVPFFLKCPTAQTGSFHCATQQLSDMALGQEADEDESTILGNMMSVQKTQDASQAKMSHKQTMKCLSNIVAKSIMYSLPIDELLQVPAATVKEVKQAIKDQTNDEQKITLMSNELEVPEVDERKAHSLSGLQTDRLLDSPVPLRATGRRICKRPSDVAHQVTRNEAGLKSRWTPSPPSPTLSNTSLTATEIIDEVIYKLSMGHLYDD; this is encoded by the exons ATGCTCCAAAGA AAGAACGAAGTGCCTCCAGAAGGCCAGGACTTGTCCCTAAGCCCACTAGAGCACTCTCCCCGTGGGAAGATCCCGGGTGCTTGTAGAGCCACCAACGTTTACTACACCACTCGCCTCTGCGAACGG TTGATTCAGCCAAAGAGCGATTTTGACCTCACTGATCCATATGGATACCTGCTGAGCTCGGAGTATAGCAGCCTTCACGATCCTAACCTGAGGGCATACCTGTACCGCAAAGACATCTACCGACGACTCGTTGCAGGAGGCTTCATAACCAAAGACAAGAAA GTGATTTGCTCCTTGAGGGAGCTGAATCGGTACAAAGATCATCTTCTAGATGTGAAGAAAAACTGGGAACAAAAGTTCAGAGTTGACCAG AAGAAGCTGGTGAGAAGTATCCTTACTCTCCAGGAGCATGGGACGACGTTGTCTGATGTCACAGTGTGTGATATCACAAACTGGCTTTCCAAGAATGGAAAGATATTCCTTCGGAGCAAATG GGGGGAAAGTAGCTCTCTCACAAAACTTCCAGATGTAGGGTGCTCTTCTAACTCTCCCTACACGTCTGAACTG ACTTGGTCCACTACAAGCTACAAGTCACTGCATGAAATCACTAAAGAGGTTTGGAGAGAGATGAAGTTGGAGAGACACTGGTGGATTAACCAGCAAGAGAAACACATTAAG GAGCGACAACACAACGTTCTGCTTCAGAGAGGACGGAGAAAGGAAAAGCCTTCCAAACTCAAAAAGGAAtctagtggtggtgatgggaagAAAACAGATGAACTACTACTCACTAGTCTGAATGATAAACAAG ATGCAGGTCCCAGTGAGTCAGGTACACTACTGCCACCAGTAGACGCCTCAAGACAGTGTATGCATGACAGTGAG cagaAACTCTTGCTGGAACACGATGACCTGGCACTGATACAGAAACCAGGTTCCCAAGTCAACCTTCACACAA TGCCCAGTTCTGAAGTCCCATTTTTCCTCAAATGTCCCACTGCACAGACAGGATCGTTCCACTGTGCTACTCAGCAGCTGTCCGACAT GGCACTAGGGCAGGAGGCTGATGAAGATGAATCCACCATATTAGGAAACATGATGTCAGTACAGAAGACGCAGGATGCTTCTCAGGCCAAAATGTCACATAAACAAACAATGAAATGTTTATCTAATATCGTGGCCAAGTCCATCATGTATTCTTTACCAATTGATGAATTACTTCAAGTCCCAGCAGCAACAGTAAAAG AGGTAAAGCAGGCCATAAAAGATCAAACCAATGATGAACAGAAAATCACCTTGATGTCCAATGAATTGGAAGTCCCTGAAGTGGATGAGAGGAAGGCCCATTCCTTGAGTGgactccagacagacagactgctcGACAGTCCTGTCCCACTAAGAGCAACTGGGAGACGCATCTGCAAAAGACCCAGTGATGTTGCTCACCAGGTCACCAGAAATGAGGCCGGCTTGAAAAGCAGGTGGACTCCATCTCCACCTTCCCCCACCCTGTCCAACACATCCTTAACAGCAACTGAAATTATCGATGAAGTAATTTATAAACTGTCCATGGGACACTTGTACGATGATTAA
- the LOC143516272 gene encoding uncharacterized protein LOC143516272 isoform X2 → MLQRKNEVPPEGQDLSLSPLEHSPRGKIPGACRATNVYYTTRLCERLIQPKSDFDLTDPYGYLLSSEYSSLHDPNLRAYLYRKDIYRRLVAGGFITKDKKVICSLRELNRYKDHLLDVKKNWEQKFRVDQKKLVRSILTLQEHGTTLSDVTVCDITNWLSKNGKIFLRSKWGESSSLTKLPDVGCSSNSPYTSELTWSTTSYKSLHEITKEVWREMKLERHWWINQQEKHIKERQHNVLLQRGRRKEKPSKLKKESSGGDGKKTDELLLTSLNDKQDAGPSESGTLLPPVDASRQCMHDSEKLLLEHDDLALIQKPGSQVNLHTMPSSEVPFFLKCPTAQTGSFHCATQQLSDMALGQEADEDESTILGNMMSVQKTQDASQAKMSHKQTMKCLSNIVAKSIMYSLPIDELLQVPAATVKEVKQAIKDQTNDEQKITLMSNELEVPEVDERKAHSLSGLQTDRLLDSPVPLRATGRRICKRPSDVAHQVTRNEAGLKSRWTPSPPSPTLSNTSLTATEIIDEVIYKLSMGHLYDD, encoded by the exons ATGCTCCAAAGA AAGAACGAAGTGCCTCCAGAAGGCCAGGACTTGTCCCTAAGCCCACTAGAGCACTCTCCCCGTGGGAAGATCCCGGGTGCTTGTAGAGCCACCAACGTTTACTACACCACTCGCCTCTGCGAACGG TTGATTCAGCCAAAGAGCGATTTTGACCTCACTGATCCATATGGATACCTGCTGAGCTCGGAGTATAGCAGCCTTCACGATCCTAACCTGAGGGCATACCTGTACCGCAAAGACATCTACCGACGACTCGTTGCAGGAGGCTTCATAACCAAAGACAAGAAA GTGATTTGCTCCTTGAGGGAGCTGAATCGGTACAAAGATCATCTTCTAGATGTGAAGAAAAACTGGGAACAAAAGTTCAGAGTTGACCAG AAGAAGCTGGTGAGAAGTATCCTTACTCTCCAGGAGCATGGGACGACGTTGTCTGATGTCACAGTGTGTGATATCACAAACTGGCTTTCCAAGAATGGAAAGATATTCCTTCGGAGCAAATG GGGGGAAAGTAGCTCTCTCACAAAACTTCCAGATGTAGGGTGCTCTTCTAACTCTCCCTACACGTCTGAACTG ACTTGGTCCACTACAAGCTACAAGTCACTGCATGAAATCACTAAAGAGGTTTGGAGAGAGATGAAGTTGGAGAGACACTGGTGGATTAACCAGCAAGAGAAACACATTAAG GAGCGACAACACAACGTTCTGCTTCAGAGAGGACGGAGAAAGGAAAAGCCTTCCAAACTCAAAAAGGAAtctagtggtggtgatgggaagAAAACAGATGAACTACTACTCACTAGTCTGAATGATAAACAAG ATGCAGGTCCCAGTGAGTCAGGTACACTACTGCCACCAGTAGACGCCTCAAGACAGTGTATGCATGACAGTGAG aAACTCTTGCTGGAACACGATGACCTGGCACTGATACAGAAACCAGGTTCCCAAGTCAACCTTCACACAA TGCCCAGTTCTGAAGTCCCATTTTTCCTCAAATGTCCCACTGCACAGACAGGATCGTTCCACTGTGCTACTCAGCAGCTGTCCGACAT GGCACTAGGGCAGGAGGCTGATGAAGATGAATCCACCATATTAGGAAACATGATGTCAGTACAGAAGACGCAGGATGCTTCTCAGGCCAAAATGTCACATAAACAAACAATGAAATGTTTATCTAATATCGTGGCCAAGTCCATCATGTATTCTTTACCAATTGATGAATTACTTCAAGTCCCAGCAGCAACAGTAAAAG AGGTAAAGCAGGCCATAAAAGATCAAACCAATGATGAACAGAAAATCACCTTGATGTCCAATGAATTGGAAGTCCCTGAAGTGGATGAGAGGAAGGCCCATTCCTTGAGTGgactccagacagacagactgctcGACAGTCCTGTCCCACTAAGAGCAACTGGGAGACGCATCTGCAAAAGACCCAGTGATGTTGCTCACCAGGTCACCAGAAATGAGGCCGGCTTGAAAAGCAGGTGGACTCCATCTCCACCTTCCCCCACCCTGTCCAACACATCCTTAACAGCAACTGAAATTATCGATGAAGTAATTTATAAACTGTCCATGGGACACTTGTACGATGATTAA
- the LOC143517319 gene encoding palmitoyltransferase ZDHHC18-B-like isoform X2, which translates to MKSCEYQQIDPKALPTPAPTPSRPCPEKKPRRLKRKWEVFPGKNRFYCDGRIIVARQSGVLPLTVGLILVTSGLFFIFDCPFLVQHVTSCIPAIGGVLFVFVVISLLQTSFTDPGILPRATPEEAADIEKQIDNPVDSSSSYRPPPRTKEVVINEQLVKLKYCFTCKIFRPPRTSHCSLCDNCVERFDHHCPWVGNCVGKRNYRFFYMFIVSLSFHTAFIFGCVTTHLALRSQGGNGLVFAVQQSPASALELVVCFFSVWSILGLSGFHTYLVAANLTTNEDIKGSWSGKSGNEETGNPFSYNNILKNCCSVLCGPMPPSLIDRRGFVPSEDVVRTVPVERPATKPDLNMVAPPNESKGSCGLSLHP; encoded by the exons ATGAAAAGTTGTGAATATCAGCAAATAGACCCCAAGGCACTACCGACACCTGCTCCCACTCCTTCACGACCTTGCCCAGAGAAGAAACCCAGACGGCTGAAGAGAAAATGGGAAGTGTTTCCTGGCAAGAACCGTTTTTACTGTGATGGCCGGATCATCGTGGCCCGTCAAAGTGGCGTGCTCCCTCTGACCGTGGGCCTCATACTGGTCACCAGTGGACTCTTCTTTATATTCGA CTGCCCTTTTCTGGTTCAGCACGTGACTAGCTGCATCCCGGCGATTGGCGGTGTCCTTTTTGTGTTCGTGGTCATCTCTCTCCTTCAGACCAGCTTTACTGACCCAGGTATTCTGCCTAGGGCAACACCAGAAGAGGCTGCAGACATCGAGAAGCAGATAG ATAATCCggtggactcctcctcctcctaccGCCCGCCGCCTCGCACCAAGGAGGTGGTCATCAATGAGCAGCTGGTCAAGCTGAAGTACTGCTTCACCTGCAAGATCTTTCGCCCACCGCgcacctcccactgcagcctGTGTGACAACTGTGTGG AGCGTTTTGACCACCACTGCCCCTGGGTGGGAAACTGTGTGGGGAAGCGCAACTACCGATTCTTCTACATGTTCatcgtctctctctccttccacacCGCCTTCATCTTCGGCTGCGTCACCACACATCTAGCTCTGA ggTCACAAGGAGGAAATGGGCTGGTTTTTGCTGTCCAGCAGAGCCCTGCAAG TGCTTTAGAGCTAGTTGTTTGCTTCTTCTCAGTGTGGTCTATTTTGGGCCTCTCAGGCTTCCATACATACCTGGTTGCTGCTAATCTCACCACAAATGAGGAT ATAAAAGGTTCGTGGTCTGGGAAAAGTGGGAATGAAGAAACTGGGAATCCTTTTAGTTATAACAACATATTAAAGAACTGCTGCTCTGTTCTTTGTGGGCCAATGCCTCCCAG TTTGATTGACCGGAGAGGCTTCGTGCCCTCGGAGGACGTGGTCCGGACTGTCCCTGTGGAGCGTCCCGCTACCAAGCCTGACCTCAACATG
- the LOC143517319 gene encoding palmitoyltransferase ZDHHC18-B-like isoform X3 yields the protein MKSCEYQQIDPKALPTPAPTPSRPCPEKKPRRLKRKWEVFPGKNRFYCDGRIIVARQSGVLPLTVGLILVTSGLFFIFDCPFLVQHVTSCIPAIGGVLFVFVVISLLQTSFTDPGILPRATPEEAADIEKQIDNPVDSSSSYRPPPRTKEVVINEQLVKLKYCFTCKIFRPPRTSHCSLCDNCVERFDHHCPWVGNCVGKRNYRFFYMFIVSLSFHTAFIFGCVTTHLALRSQGGNGLVFAVQQSPASALELVVCFFSVWSILGLSGFHTYLVAANLTTNEDIKGSWSGKSGNEETGNPFSYNNILKNCCSVLCGPMPPSLIDRRGFVPSEDVVRTVPVERPATKPDLNMEEDCLEFALSCAN from the exons ATGAAAAGTTGTGAATATCAGCAAATAGACCCCAAGGCACTACCGACACCTGCTCCCACTCCTTCACGACCTTGCCCAGAGAAGAAACCCAGACGGCTGAAGAGAAAATGGGAAGTGTTTCCTGGCAAGAACCGTTTTTACTGTGATGGCCGGATCATCGTGGCCCGTCAAAGTGGCGTGCTCCCTCTGACCGTGGGCCTCATACTGGTCACCAGTGGACTCTTCTTTATATTCGA CTGCCCTTTTCTGGTTCAGCACGTGACTAGCTGCATCCCGGCGATTGGCGGTGTCCTTTTTGTGTTCGTGGTCATCTCTCTCCTTCAGACCAGCTTTACTGACCCAGGTATTCTGCCTAGGGCAACACCAGAAGAGGCTGCAGACATCGAGAAGCAGATAG ATAATCCggtggactcctcctcctcctaccGCCCGCCGCCTCGCACCAAGGAGGTGGTCATCAATGAGCAGCTGGTCAAGCTGAAGTACTGCTTCACCTGCAAGATCTTTCGCCCACCGCgcacctcccactgcagcctGTGTGACAACTGTGTGG AGCGTTTTGACCACCACTGCCCCTGGGTGGGAAACTGTGTGGGGAAGCGCAACTACCGATTCTTCTACATGTTCatcgtctctctctccttccacacCGCCTTCATCTTCGGCTGCGTCACCACACATCTAGCTCTGA ggTCACAAGGAGGAAATGGGCTGGTTTTTGCTGTCCAGCAGAGCCCTGCAAG TGCTTTAGAGCTAGTTGTTTGCTTCTTCTCAGTGTGGTCTATTTTGGGCCTCTCAGGCTTCCATACATACCTGGTTGCTGCTAATCTCACCACAAATGAGGAT ATAAAAGGTTCGTGGTCTGGGAAAAGTGGGAATGAAGAAACTGGGAATCCTTTTAGTTATAACAACATATTAAAGAACTGCTGCTCTGTTCTTTGTGGGCCAATGCCTCCCAG TTTGATTGACCGGAGAGGCTTCGTGCCCTCGGAGGACGTGGTCCGGACTGTCCCTGTGGAGCGTCCCGCTACCAAGCCTGACCTCAACATG
- the LOC143517319 gene encoding palmitoyltransferase ZDHHC18-B-like isoform X1: MKSCEYQQIDPKALPTPAPTPSRPCPEKKPRRLKRKWEVFPGKNRFYCDGRIIVARQSGVLPLTVGLILVTSGLFFIFDCPFLVQHVTSCIPAIGGVLFVFVVISLLQTSFTDPGILPRATPEEAADIEKQIDNPVDSSSSYRPPPRTKEVVINEQLVKLKYCFTCKIFRPPRTSHCSLCDNCVERFDHHCPWVGNCVGKRNYRFFYMFIVSLSFHTAFIFGCVTTHLALRSQGGNGLVFAVQQSPASALELVVCFFSVWSILGLSGFHTYLVAANLTTNEDIKGSWSGKSGNEETGNPFSYNNILKNCCSVLCGPMPPSLIDRRGFVPSEDVVRTVPVERPATKPDLNMVGRGPASGHAPLPPPPPTLEQVIPRIQRSSTA; this comes from the exons ATGAAAAGTTGTGAATATCAGCAAATAGACCCCAAGGCACTACCGACACCTGCTCCCACTCCTTCACGACCTTGCCCAGAGAAGAAACCCAGACGGCTGAAGAGAAAATGGGAAGTGTTTCCTGGCAAGAACCGTTTTTACTGTGATGGCCGGATCATCGTGGCCCGTCAAAGTGGCGTGCTCCCTCTGACCGTGGGCCTCATACTGGTCACCAGTGGACTCTTCTTTATATTCGA CTGCCCTTTTCTGGTTCAGCACGTGACTAGCTGCATCCCGGCGATTGGCGGTGTCCTTTTTGTGTTCGTGGTCATCTCTCTCCTTCAGACCAGCTTTACTGACCCAGGTATTCTGCCTAGGGCAACACCAGAAGAGGCTGCAGACATCGAGAAGCAGATAG ATAATCCggtggactcctcctcctcctaccGCCCGCCGCCTCGCACCAAGGAGGTGGTCATCAATGAGCAGCTGGTCAAGCTGAAGTACTGCTTCACCTGCAAGATCTTTCGCCCACCGCgcacctcccactgcagcctGTGTGACAACTGTGTGG AGCGTTTTGACCACCACTGCCCCTGGGTGGGAAACTGTGTGGGGAAGCGCAACTACCGATTCTTCTACATGTTCatcgtctctctctccttccacacCGCCTTCATCTTCGGCTGCGTCACCACACATCTAGCTCTGA ggTCACAAGGAGGAAATGGGCTGGTTTTTGCTGTCCAGCAGAGCCCTGCAAG TGCTTTAGAGCTAGTTGTTTGCTTCTTCTCAGTGTGGTCTATTTTGGGCCTCTCAGGCTTCCATACATACCTGGTTGCTGCTAATCTCACCACAAATGAGGAT ATAAAAGGTTCGTGGTCTGGGAAAAGTGGGAATGAAGAAACTGGGAATCCTTTTAGTTATAACAACATATTAAAGAACTGCTGCTCTGTTCTTTGTGGGCCAATGCCTCCCAG TTTGATTGACCGGAGAGGCTTCGTGCCCTCGGAGGACGTGGTCCGGACTGTCCCTGTGGAGCGTCCCGCTACCAAGCCTGACCTCAACATGGTAGGACGAGGTCCTGCATCAGGGCACGCCCCGcttccccccccaccccccacccttgAGCAAGTCATCCCCCGCATTCAGAGGTCCTCTACTGCCTGA